The DNA window TACAGAAGTTACTTCTTCGTTGGCTATTGTTGTTTCGGAACAAACCGGAGAAATCGCCATTTCGCGTGACGGAAATTTATCGCTCAACATTTCGCCTGATCGATTGATTCAGGAAATTGAAAAAGCGATGGAAAATAATTGATTGGGGAGATTGGGAATTCAGAATTGAGAGTTGAGAATCTGAGAATATGGGAATCTGGGAGTTTGGGAGTTTGGGAGTTTGATTAATAAAAAACTAGGGTCACTCTGAGCGGAGTCGAAGAGGTGGGCTGGTAGGGAGTTTGCTTGTGTTGAAAGGATGAATTTATTGAGATTTGATATTTTAGAATTATTGATTGTAAATTAAAATTTGAAGCGGCAACATACTTCTTAAGAAGCCTTCTTATTCTTAGCCTCAAATTCTTTAATTAATTCTTCATCCGATTTGCCTAAGTTATTGATGCAGGCTTCGGCATCTTTGGCAATTTTTTCGTTGGGAAATTTCTTGATTACTTCACGGTACATTTGCTCGGCTTGTCCCAGTTGATGCAATTGATTATCGTAAATAAAGGCTTGCAAAAACAAGCAATACGCTGCTTTATCAAAATCGGGATATTTTTCATATACCTGCTTGAAATACTCAATGGCTTCCAAGGAATGATTCAAACTGCTTGATATTTCTCCGGCTTTATATAAATACTCGGCTGCCAATTTTGTGTCAGGAAAATCCTTTACCACATTGGTATAAATATTCACCGTTTTTTGTGCTGCATCCTTATTAAATCCCGCTTCAGGATGGGCATACAATACTTTTTCCATCGAATCAATTTGATGCAAATAGCTAGCTTCTGTTACCTTGGTAACTGTAGCCTTTGGAGCCGGCGAATTACAAGCTAGCGAGAATATAAGTGTTGAGTAAATCAAGGATTTCAATAAATTCAATTTCATAAAAGTTTACTTATTTTTTGGTTGGAAATTTCATGTTGTAATCTACATCTACTTTACCTTTACTAATAT is part of the Bacteroidota bacterium genome and encodes:
- a CDS encoding tetratricopeptide repeat protein; its protein translation is MKLNLLKSLIYSTLIFSLACNSPAPKATVTKVTEASYLHQIDSMEKVLYAHPEAGFNKDAAQKTVNIYTNVVKDFPDTKLAAEYLYKAGEISSSLNHSLEAIEYFKQVYEKYPDFDKAAYCLFLQAFIYDNQLHQLGQAEQMYREVIKKFPNEKIAKDAEACINNLGKSDEELIKEFEAKNKKAS